A genomic region of Dactylococcopsis salina PCC 8305 contains the following coding sequences:
- a CDS encoding M16 family metallopeptidase: MATLNPNSTQQTAQRFTLDNGITLIVIENPTADIIASRLYFKNAGTRVESTSQAGVSHLLSTVITKGTENLKAAEIAEKIEAVGAGLNAESANDYFAMSLKTVSQDFSEMLQLVGEMIRFPSLPETEIELEQSLTLQNIIAQKEQPFNLAFNQLRSQMYPEHPYGTSVLGTEATVSSLTRADLKTYHETYFRPDQLIISIAGRITLKQAIEEVSAVFGDWKRPTTNFPTPTLPPLTPQPSEKFLSQNTQQTIIMLGYLSASIQDADYPVLKLINTYLGNGLSSRLFVELREKQGLAYDVSAFYPTRLEPSHFVTYIGTAPDNVEIALKGLKKEVQRLCEVQLTAEELQASKNKLLGQYALAKQSNGQLAQLYGWYETLNQGVEFDDRFQDMIAGVTSEEMQTVAHKYLQIEPYLSLVGSNSAS; encoded by the coding sequence ATGGCAACCTTAAACCCAAATTCCACACAGCAAACAGCACAACGTTTTACCTTAGACAATGGAATTACTCTCATCGTAATTGAAAATCCTACCGCCGATATTATCGCCAGCAGACTCTACTTTAAAAATGCAGGAACACGAGTGGAATCAACTTCTCAAGCTGGCGTTTCTCACCTTCTCTCGACAGTGATCACCAAAGGAACAGAAAACCTCAAGGCGGCAGAAATTGCCGAAAAAATTGAAGCCGTCGGTGCTGGATTAAACGCCGAAAGTGCAAATGATTACTTTGCAATGAGTTTAAAAACGGTTTCTCAAGACTTTTCTGAAATGCTGCAATTAGTGGGAGAAATGATCCGTTTTCCCAGCTTACCCGAAACAGAAATTGAACTGGAACAAAGCTTAACCTTACAAAATATTATTGCTCAAAAAGAACAGCCCTTTAATCTGGCTTTTAATCAGCTTCGATCGCAAATGTATCCTGAACATCCCTATGGAACATCAGTTTTAGGGACAGAAGCAACAGTTTCCAGTTTAACTCGCGCCGATCTCAAAACCTATCACGAAACTTATTTTCGCCCCGATCAATTAATAATTAGTATCGCCGGACGCATCACCTTAAAACAAGCCATTGAAGAAGTCAGCGCCGTTTTTGGCGACTGGAAACGCCCCACAACTAATTTCCCAACTCCCACTCTCCCCCCTTTAACGCCACAACCTTCAGAAAAATTCCTCTCTCAAAATACCCAACAAACAATCATCATGTTGGGATATCTCAGCGCTTCCATACAAGATGCAGATTATCCCGTTTTAAAACTAATTAATACCTATTTGGGAAATGGTTTGTCCTCACGATTATTTGTAGAATTACGAGAGAAACAAGGACTCGCCTACGATGTTTCTGCATTTTATCCCACTCGCCTTGAGCCGTCGCACTTTGTCACTTATATTGGTACTGCTCCTGATAATGTAGAAATTGCCTTAAAAGGACTAAAAAAAGAAGTACAACGATTGTGTGAAGTCCAATTAACAGCAGAAGAATTACAAGCCAGTAAAAATAAATTATTAGGACAATATGCGCTTGCGAAACAGAGTAACGGACAACTTGCTCAATTATATGGTTGGTATGAAACCTTAAATCAAGGAGTAGAATTTGACGATCGTTTTCAAGACATGATCGCTGGCGTGACTAGCGAAGAAATGCAAACTGTCGCCCACAAATATCTACAAATTGAGCCTTATCTCTCCTTAGTCGGATCAAACTCAGCCTCATAA
- the zds gene encoding 9,9'-di-cis-zeta-carotene desaturase, translated as MRVAIVGAGLAGLSTAVNLADAGWEVEIYESRPFVGGKVGSWVDQDGNHLEMGLHVFFGCYYHLFSLMEKVGAIEHLRLKQHTHTFVNEGGKLGELDFRFLTGAPFNGLKAFFTTSQLSTVDKMANSLALGTSPIVRGLVDFKGAMKTIRDLDKISFADWFRSHGGNDGSLQRMWNPIAYALGFIDTENISARCMLTIFQLFAARTEASVLRMLEGSPQEYLHQPIINYLEAKGAKIYTRRRVREVLYEESDGETRVKGLAIANGEATETITADAYVAACDIPGIKRLLPETWRKWSAFDNIYKLDAVPVATVQLRFDGWVTELQDDKKRKQLQEATGLDNLLYTPDADFSCFADLALTSPSDYYREGEGSLLQLVLTPGDPFIKETNSTIAHHVLSQVHQLFPSSRELNMTWYSVVKLAQSLYREAPGMDVYRPDQKTPVTNFFLAGSYTQQDYIDSMEGATISGERAAKVILKESRRLGETTV; from the coding sequence ATGCGAGTTGCAATTGTTGGCGCAGGTTTAGCAGGACTTTCTACGGCGGTGAATTTAGCAGATGCGGGATGGGAAGTAGAAATCTACGAATCTCGCCCCTTCGTAGGAGGAAAAGTCGGGAGTTGGGTGGATCAAGACGGAAATCATCTAGAAATGGGGTTGCACGTCTTTTTTGGCTGTTATTATCATTTATTTAGCCTCATGGAAAAAGTGGGCGCGATCGAGCATTTACGCCTCAAACAACATACCCACACCTTTGTTAACGAAGGGGGAAAACTGGGAGAGTTAGATTTTCGTTTCCTCACTGGCGCTCCTTTTAATGGCTTAAAAGCCTTTTTTACCACCTCTCAGCTTTCAACAGTGGATAAAATGGCAAACTCCCTCGCCTTGGGAACTAGCCCCATTGTCAGGGGATTAGTGGACTTTAAAGGCGCAATGAAAACGATCCGCGATCTTGATAAAATCAGTTTTGCAGACTGGTTTCGATCGCACGGTGGAAATGATGGCAGTTTACAAAGAATGTGGAATCCGATCGCCTATGCGTTGGGATTCATCGACACCGAAAACATCTCAGCACGCTGTATGTTAACCATCTTTCAGCTTTTTGCCGCACGAACCGAGGCTTCAGTGTTACGAATGCTAGAAGGCTCTCCTCAAGAATACCTCCATCAACCGATCATTAATTATTTAGAAGCGAAAGGGGCAAAAATTTACACTCGTCGTCGAGTGCGAGAAGTATTATACGAAGAGAGCGACGGAGAAACTCGCGTGAAAGGACTCGCCATTGCTAACGGTGAAGCCACAGAAACCATTACTGCGGATGCGTATGTCGCCGCCTGTGATATTCCTGGTATTAAACGCTTACTCCCTGAAACGTGGCGAAAATGGTCAGCATTCGATAATATCTACAAACTGGATGCTGTACCAGTCGCAACAGTACAATTGCGGTTTGATGGTTGGGTGACAGAATTACAAGACGACAAAAAACGGAAACAGTTACAAGAAGCAACAGGGCTAGATAACTTACTCTATACTCCCGATGCTGATTTCTCCTGCTTTGCTGATTTAGCCCTCACCAGCCCTAGTGATTATTATCGGGAAGGGGAAGGATCATTATTACAATTAGTGTTGACTCCAGGCGATCCCTTTATTAAAGAAACCAATAGCACGATCGCGCACCATGTCTTATCACAAGTTCACCAACTATTCCCCTCCTCTCGTGAACTAAACATGACCTGGTACAGTGTCGTCAAACTCGCTCAATCTCTATATCGTGAAGCGCCTGGCATGGATGTTTATCGCCCTGATCAAAAAACCCCTGTGACTAACTTCTTTCTTGCGGGGAGCTATACCCAACAGGATTACATTGACAGCATGGAAGGCGCAACCATTTCTGGAGAAAGAGCCGCCAAAGTCATTTTAAAGGAAAGTCGTAGGTTGGGTGAAACGACAGTGTAA
- a CDS encoding Mur ligase family protein — protein MKLLDRPRLGLAVALAKTVTAIVKKLRLGAASVLPGEIARRFHPKLLSLLCEQVQSGIILIVGTNGKTTTSLLLRTILEANGAKVTHNATGANLVNGLITALLADTNIFGKLNADYAILEVDENIVPLLVKECQPQIILGLNLFRDQLDRYGEVDTINQKWQEAITPLSETTTVILNADDPSLSYLGQNLPQTVLFFGLNQPNLYLEEIPHAVDSIYCPVCGASLTYQGVYLSHLGDYHCSSCGFAKSNLDINSKEWGQILVGVYNKYNTLAAVLTAQTLNISPQLIKREIQNFRAAFGRAEELNVKGKQVRILLSKNPVGMNETIRTVNEIKAQGKSETTLLVLNDRTPDGTDVSWIWDVDTEKLVEKGGTIVISGDRVYDLALRIQYSQQTLNNPNLNLIIKENLKQAIDIALKSTPPDQTLHILPTYSAMLEVRQILTGRKIQ, from the coding sequence ATGAAACTGCTCGATCGCCCTCGTTTAGGTTTAGCGGTGGCTCTGGCTAAAACCGTCACTGCTATTGTCAAAAAATTACGTTTAGGTGCTGCCAGTGTTTTACCTGGAGAAATTGCCCGCCGTTTTCATCCTAAACTTTTATCCCTTTTATGTGAACAAGTCCAATCAGGAATTATTTTAATTGTTGGCACAAATGGTAAAACTACAACTTCCCTTCTCCTCAGAACAATTTTAGAAGCAAATGGCGCAAAAGTTACTCATAACGCCACTGGTGCGAACCTCGTTAATGGCTTAATTACCGCACTTTTAGCAGATACGAATATTTTTGGCAAACTGAACGCTGATTATGCCATTTTAGAAGTAGATGAAAACATTGTTCCGCTTTTAGTTAAAGAATGCCAACCCCAAATTATTTTAGGTTTAAATCTGTTTCGAGACCAACTCGATCGATATGGAGAAGTTGATACCATTAACCAAAAATGGCAAGAAGCAATTACACCACTTTCTGAAACAACCACTGTCATTCTTAATGCTGATGATCCAAGCCTTTCTTATCTCGGTCAAAACTTACCCCAAACCGTTTTATTCTTCGGTTTAAATCAGCCCAATTTATACTTAGAAGAAATTCCTCACGCCGTTGACTCCATCTATTGTCCCGTTTGCGGTGCATCCCTAACCTATCAAGGGGTTTATCTGTCTCATCTCGGAGACTATCATTGTTCTAGTTGTGGTTTCGCCAAATCAAACCTAGATATCAATAGTAAAGAATGGGGACAAATTTTAGTGGGAGTTTATAACAAATATAATACCTTAGCGGCGGTTTTAACCGCACAAACCTTAAACATTTCTCCGCAACTGATTAAACGAGAAATCCAAAACTTTCGCGCCGCTTTTGGACGTGCTGAAGAATTAAATGTCAAAGGAAAACAGGTGAGAATACTACTTTCTAAAAATCCTGTTGGTATGAATGAAACTATCAGAACCGTTAATGAAATTAAAGCCCAGGGAAAATCAGAAACGACTTTATTAGTGTTAAACGATCGAACGCCCGATGGAACTGATGTATCATGGATTTGGGATGTTGATACAGAAAAATTAGTAGAAAAAGGAGGAACAATTGTTATCAGCGGCGATCGGGTTTATGATCTCGCATTACGGATTCAATATAGCCAACAAACCCTAAATAATCCTAACCTCAACCTGATCATTAAAGAAAACCTAAAACAAGCCATTGATATCGCTTTAAAATCTACGCCTCCCGATCAAACCCTTCATATTCTTCCCACCTATTCTGCTATGTTAGAAGTTCGACAAATTCTAACTGGACGTAAAATTCAATAA
- a CDS encoding tetratricopeptide repeat protein, producing the protein MPSKNCFHKIIIAVATLPITLTSPVVLSESSMENNVIENIYFAQQNRQDYLRELLERGRKLAEAKEYQEATRIYRQAARLDGDNARIFSGLGYLEARQGNYKAAAWAYRRAINLEPNNAEFYYALGHTLAKIQDYSAASTAYHRSTELAPKKVPAYLGLGAVLLRQNDRAGAISVYEKLLEIEPNHPEANAVIGSLLVQQGNYPRAIAHLEKVIKIAPETTAAWLDLTTAYQQQGKFPFALKTIETFLQRYPNHSRGYYQKGKLLQQYGEINAAASAYKQAINLDSQSIEALIALGEVQLKQEQYADAVNTYQRLKQFVPDNPAIYYNLGLALKGRDRVREARKAFQTAYQLFTEVQNQEGKDRSQMQLRNL; encoded by the coding sequence GTGCCAAGTAAAAATTGTTTTCACAAAATTATCATCGCCGTTGCGACGTTACCAATTACCCTGACTTCTCCCGTTGTATTAAGTGAAAGTTCTATGGAAAATAATGTCATAGAAAATATTTACTTTGCTCAACAAAACCGTCAAGACTACTTAAGAGAATTATTGGAACGGGGGCGAAAATTAGCAGAAGCGAAGGAATATCAAGAAGCAACACGAATTTATCGGCAAGCCGCGCGTTTAGATGGGGATAATGCGAGGATTTTTTCTGGTTTAGGTTATTTAGAAGCTCGTCAAGGGAATTATAAAGCAGCCGCTTGGGCGTATCGACGAGCAATTAATCTTGAGCCGAATAATGCAGAGTTTTATTATGCTTTAGGTCACACTTTAGCAAAGATTCAAGACTATTCGGCTGCTAGTACCGCTTATCATCGATCGACGGAACTCGCCCCGAAAAAAGTTCCCGCATACTTGGGTTTAGGGGCGGTTTTATTGCGTCAAAATGATCGCGCAGGTGCGATCTCAGTTTACGAAAAACTATTAGAAATTGAACCCAATCATCCAGAAGCAAATGCGGTTATCGGATCATTATTGGTGCAACAGGGGAATTATCCGCGTGCGATCGCGCACTTAGAAAAAGTAATTAAAATCGCACCAGAAACCACCGCAGCTTGGCTAGACTTGACCACAGCTTATCAACAACAGGGAAAATTTCCATTTGCGCTAAAAACCATAGAAACTTTCTTACAACGCTATCCGAATCATTCTAGAGGCTATTATCAAAAAGGAAAACTCTTACAACAATACGGTGAAATTAACGCCGCCGCCTCAGCTTACAAACAGGCGATTAATTTAGATTCTCAATCAATAGAAGCCTTAATTGCACTGGGGGAAGTGCAACTCAAACAAGAACAATACGCCGACGCAGTGAACACATATCAGCGTTTAAAGCAGTTTGTCCCTGATAATCCAGCTATTTATTATAACCTCGGATTAGCATTAAAAGGACGCGATCGAGTCCGTGAAGCGAGAAAAGCCTTTCAAACTGCCTACCAACTGTTTACAGAAGTGCAAAATCAAGAGGGAAAAGATCGCTCAC